In the Nocardioides panaciterrulae genome, CGTGACGCAGACCGCGACCAACATGTCCGCCGCGGCGGCGCCGTACGCCAGTGGCGCCCACCCCTACCTCCGGGTCGGCGCGGGCCCGGTCGACCGGCTGGAGCTGACCGTGCCGGCGGCCACCCGGGCGCTGGTCGACGACCGGCTGATCCCGGTGGGCAGCGAGCCGGTGGAGGACACGGCGTACGACTTCCGGATGGCGCGGCCGATCCGGCAGACCCACTTCGACGACGGCTTCACCGACCTCGAACGCGACGAGCAGGGCGTCGCCACCGTCGTGCTGCGTGATCCGGCGAGCGGCGAGGGGGTGGCCCTCTGGGCCGACCGGCAGCACCGGTGGCTGCAGGTCTACACCGCCGACGACGCGCCCGCGACCGCCCGCCGGTCCCTGGCCGTGGAGCCGATGACCGCGCCCGCGAACGCGTTCCGGTCCGGGCAGGACCTCCTCACGCTCGCCCCCGCCGGCGAGACCGGCGACGAGCACTCGGCCTCCTGGGGCATCCGCGCCCTGGACTGAGCGCCTGCGGCGCCGCCCCCGGGCGGCACGCTCAGTGGTCGAGCAGGACCCGCAGCTGGCGCACCGCGGTGTGCGCGCGCTCGCCGTCCGAGCCCTGGATGCCGAGGGCGGACGCGGTGGTGCCGTCGCTGAGGTCCAGGGTCACCCACGGGGCCCCGGGCGGCAGGTGCACGGCCACCACCTCGGCCCAGTCGTACTCCCGGCGCCGGTAGCCGTTGACGACGACCAGGCACCGGTCGGTCGCGACGACCCGGGAGCGCACCAGGGCGTACCAGGCGGCGAAGCCCAGCAGCCCGAGGAAGACGAGCGTGCTGCGCTGGAAGAACGTGAACTTCGCCCGGGTCTCGGCGTCGAAGGAGAACCAGGCGAAGACGCACACGACCAGCAGCGCGACACCGAACACGATTCCCGCGATGCGGGCGCCGAAGGGACGCCAGGTGTGCGGGAGGGTCACCGCGGGCACGCCGGGCCCGCCCTCAGAGCCGGCAGGCATGGATGTCGGTGAGCAGGATGCCGCGAGCGCCGACCTCGTACAGCTCGTCCATGAGCCGGTGCGCGCCATCGCGGGGCACCATCGCGCGCACCGCGACCCAGCCCTCCCGCTGCAGCGGCGAGACGGTGGGGCTCTCGATGCCGGGGGTCAGGGCGCAGGCGCGGGCGACGTGCGCGCTCTCGATGTCGTAGTCCATCATCACGTAGCTGCGGGCGACCAGCACACCCTCCAGGCGGCGCCGGAACACCTCGAACCCCGGGGGCACCGCGCTGGACCGGGTGATCAGCACCGCTCCGGACTCCAAGATGACCTCGCCGAAGGTCTCCAGGCCCGCCTGGCGCAGCGTGCTGCCGGTCTCGACCACGTCGGCGATCACGTCCGCGACGCCGAGCTGGATGCTGGTCTCCACCGCGCCGTCCAGCCGGGTGACGCTTGCCTCGATCCCGCGCTCCTCCAGGAACGAGCGGACCACCCCGACGTACGACGTGGCGATCCGCGCGCCGGCGAGCTGGCTGAGGTCGGAGTAGCGGCCCGCCGGCCCGGCGAAGTGGAAGCGGCTGCGCCCGAAGCCGAGCTCGAGCACCTCGTCGGCCTTGGCGCCGGAGTCCAGGAGCAGGTCGCGCCCGGTGATGCCCACGTCGAGGGTGCCCTCCCCGACGTACAGCGCGATGTCCCGGGGGCGGAGGTAGAAGAACTCGACGCCGTTGTCGACGTCGACGAGCGTGAGCTCCTTGGAGTCGCTGCGCTGGCGGTAGCCGGACTCGCGCAACATCTCGGAGGCCGCCTGGGACAGCGCGCCCTTGTTGGGGACCGCGACCCGCAGGAGGCCGCTGGTCGTCGGGGTGGTGACCCTGTCACTCATCACAGTCCGGTCCTCACAGGTGGGAGTAGACGTCGGCGAGGGAGATGCCGCTGGCGAGCATCAGCACCTGGGCGTGGTAGAGCAGCTGACTGATCTCCTCGGCGGTGCGCTCGGCACCCTCGTGCTCGGCGGCCATCCACGACTCGGCGGCCTCCTCGACCAGCTTCTTGCCGATCGCGTGCACGCCGGCGTCCAGCTGGGCCACGGTGCCGGATCCCTCGGGGCGCTCGCGGGCCTTCTCGCTCAGCTCGGCCCACAGCTCGTCGAACGTCTTCACGGTCGCCCAGCCTACGGCGTAC is a window encoding:
- a CDS encoding aldose 1-epimerase family protein, which translates into the protein MLSPSGDQFEIGGGGYRAVVTECGGGLRVLEHQGRPLLDGYDADAAAWGGRGQLLMPWPNRLRDGAYSFGGRDLQLALSEPKRSNASHGLVRWTAWTLEEHTPHSVSLVYRLMAQTGYPWTLDLHVLYDLSADGLTVTQTATNMSAAAAPYASGAHPYLRVGAGPVDRLELTVPAATRALVDDRLIPVGSEPVEDTAYDFRMARPIRQTHFDDGFTDLERDEQGVATVVLRDPASGEGVALWADRQHRWLQVYTADDAPATARRSLAVEPMTAPANAFRSGQDLLTLAPAGETGDEHSASWGIRALD
- a CDS encoding PH domain-containing protein — translated: MPAGSEGGPGVPAVTLPHTWRPFGARIAGIVFGVALLVVCVFAWFSFDAETRAKFTFFQRSTLVFLGLLGFAAWYALVRSRVVATDRCLVVVNGYRRREYDWAEVVAVHLPPGAPWVTLDLSDGTTASALGIQGSDGERAHTAVRQLRVLLDH
- the hisG gene encoding ATP phosphoribosyltransferase, with translation MSDRVTTPTTSGLLRVAVPNKGALSQAASEMLRESGYRQRSDSKELTLVDVDNGVEFFYLRPRDIALYVGEGTLDVGITGRDLLLDSGAKADEVLELGFGRSRFHFAGPAGRYSDLSQLAGARIATSYVGVVRSFLEERGIEASVTRLDGAVETSIQLGVADVIADVVETGSTLRQAGLETFGEVILESGAVLITRSSAVPPGFEVFRRRLEGVLVARSYVMMDYDIESAHVARACALTPGIESPTVSPLQREGWVAVRAMVPRDGAHRLMDELYEVGARGILLTDIHACRL
- a CDS encoding phosphoribosyl-ATP diphosphatase; translated protein: MKTFDELWAELSEKARERPEGSGTVAQLDAGVHAIGKKLVEEAAESWMAAEHEGAERTAEEISQLLYHAQVLMLASGISLADVYSHL